TTCAACCGATCCCACTGACACATGGCGAACTCTACTGAATAGAATCAAGGATAGTTTCGCCAATACCAATTTAGGTATCCAATATTATTATGATTTTCTCAAAGATGTTGTAGAAACTTACAACCCATCTCGAGATTTATTGTTGGGCGAGTTGACTTGGTGTTGTCCCGATCTCAACTCTTTTCCTAAACACCTATTGCTAGGAAATTTGATTGTAGATTCTGGTTCTAATCCCGAAGAAAATCGCACCCCATTTTATCCTTCACCCGCAATCAGCCAAACTGCCGAATCTCTGAATCATGCTAAATTTTTATTACGTAAACTCGATACATTAATTCAAAATTTTCAGCTTCCTGTTGTCTCTGATACACCTATTCCGATTCGCATCACACCTAGCTTATTTGAAGACCAACCTTTAGAAGAACGAGCAATTCCCTATTACTATCCAGTCGATTTTACAAAAGATTATCCGATTCATAAAAGCTGGAACTATTCCCTGAGTAAACGACGAATGGAGATTCGCAATTACTCTTATAATGCACCGATTTACGCAGCGCAAACTGTAGCTGCGGAGCCACTCAGATCGCAAATTGGTAAATTCTCCTTCTTCCGAATTGAAGGACATTTAGGAAAAAATGTACAAGCAGCAATCTCTGAAATTGAACAGGAAATCAAGAAATACAACCTTCCGATTACTGTGCGTTCGGTGATGTTGGGAACAAATAAAAAGCAATTAATCAAACCACCAATTCGCTATAGCGAACTGCATCGATTGCACTACTTATTACGCCAAGATGTAGCCAATCAACTGCAAGAAGTGATAACTTTTAGCCAAAATTTTAAACAAAAAGTTGACTCGGCGGTAAAAAATCGAGTGATTACAGATTCACCAGAAACTGAAGGTGTAAATTTCCAAAATATCGCCAGAGATAAAAATTCTACTGTGGCACGAAATGCTGGATATGCTCACAGCGTTCTGAGAATGAACTATTCACAATATCAAGAAAATCCTACCTGGAAAACTAATCTCACACAAGCAATGCAAGCTGCTAGTGAATTTAAATATAATCTCGGTAATGTAGTCAAAACTGAATTCAATACTCCTTTTGATACTCTAGTTAGCAATACTCAGATTCACTGGATAGACTTACTCGATCAAATCATCAAAGCCAAAGATGAAAAAGAGAACGATCGCCTGCTGTTTAAGAATTTTATCAATCAGCATCCAGGGATTGAGCATTTTGGTGGTGTAGTGCGCGGTGGCACATTTATCTTGGTATATGATGACATCAATAAAACAGTAGTTGCTGATTTTATGCTGCCTTATTATTGTCCCGATACTGTCGAGGAAGAAGTTCCAGAGCCAACATTAACCAAACCAGTAATAAAGCCTAAATGGGTAATACAAAATGGCGTACAAGTTCTGCCTTCAATTGATAGAAAGTTAGATAAATTCAAATTAGAAAAATTAGGCGATTTTATCAAAATTGGACAATTAGGCGATTTTGTTAAAACCACACAGTTGAGCGATTTAGTAAAAGTTCAGTTAGATAATTTCAAATTCGAGCAGTTAGACAAAATCCAAGGGAGAATGCAGAATCAGTTTGAAAATTCAGTGAATTTGATTGGGCAGGTAATTGGTAAAATCGACAGAAAACAACTGGAAACTGTAGGTGCTACAAAATCGGCAATGGAACTGCTGGATATCCTAGTCAGCGAAACTAAAATTAAAAGACAAGCAGCAGACATCCTCAAAGAACAAGCCAGACGCAACGATTTACCGCCAGAAGAACGCAGAAAATTTGAAGTTCAAGCCAAAGAAGCAGAACTAGCTTTAGTAGATTCTATTCAAGAAACTACTAAATATATTTCCGATTCAGGGTTTGATGTTAGCAAGGGTAGTGCAGGTTTTAGAGCTATGGAAGAAGTAGCCAGCAGCATAGGATCGCTAACAGATAATGAAGCCTTCACAAAAGCAATTAACCAAGTGGGAGAAGTTAAAGATAAAACAAACAATGCCAATTTGAAATTGAACATTTTGAAACTACAAATTGAAAACAGAAGAACTACTTTAAGATAAATGTCAAACTTTCTCCATAGAATTCGCAGATTGACGTGGAAAGTTAACACTAATTCTACGGCAGAGGCGTTTGCAGTTCGTCAGAACCTATACAATCAATGGCAAGATATCTTAATATCGGCTTTTGAATCTGCCTTTGACGAAATTGATAGTGGTAATCGCGTTATCCATATTCCCAAGTTAGAAGTTAACCTCAAAGTCAAATCTTCTCAAGAAATCTGGGAATTGCTACCTGAGTTAATCCAACAGCAACTCAACGAACAATTGCAATCGATAAATTGGCAAACAACGCCAACAACTCAGTCGCAAGCGATCTGGAACGAGGCGACAGTACAACAAAGTCAATTCGCCACCTTAGTATATTATTTGCAGACAGGTTCATTGCCTTGGCAAGCAGCCCAGGCTTCAGCATTGGAAATCGCTGTTGAATTAAAAGAAACTTGCATCCAACAGCGATCGCACCTGATAAACTATCTAACCGAACAACCACAGACACCAGCTTTCTATTTTCGATTGCTGCAACTATTGCCAAATATAGAATCCTTAACGCTTGTCAATACTTTATTAGATAGGTTGTCTCTGGCGGCTAAAACAGCGATCGCTGAGTTCATCTCCTTTGTACTTAATACCTCACAAAGCCGCCTAAATCCCCATATCCAATGGCAAATAGTCGCAGCATTTATCTCAGAATGCTTGCGCCAAAAGCCACAGCAGCAACCCGAATTCAGTAGTATTTTAGACAGCGTACTATCTCAAGCAGGAAGCGATCGCAACGCCTTTATAAACTTGCTTCCAGCCGCAGCAGCCTCATTGTTTGCGCCACAACCAAGCAACCATCACCCAGCGACTTCTACCTTCAACCATTCCCAAGAATTAACATCAATATCCACTACTGAAGAAATTTCCCGAACTCATCCTCCAAAAACAATTGAATCCCCTTCTCAAGATCCCCTTCTGCCCTCTGCCCTTCGGGTTCGGCAGTCCCCCATCGACGGGAACCGCCAAGACGGGGGCTGCCTCACCATCTGCCCCCTGCCTTCTGAAGACTACCCTCCGCCTTCCCAAAACTTTCCAGTTTTCGTCAATTATGCTGGGCTAGTTTTAATTCACCCGTTTATTAACTCATTGTTTGCGGCGACTGGTGTCAAAGAAGCTAACAATAAAGCGATCGCAGATTCTCAAATACCACGCGCTGCCGCCTTGTTGCACTTCCTCGCCACCGGGCAAACAGAAGTCTATGAATACGAACTCGGCTTTATCAAAATCTTGTTGGGATTAAAACACGACACACCGATCTTAGTTGGAGAAGGATTGCTGCAACAGAGAGATTCCGAAGAAGCTGAGGCAGTATTACAATCTGTTATCAATTATTGGACTGTACTAAAAAGCACATCAATTGAGGGATTGCGCTCCTCATTTTTGCAACGTTCGGGGCTGTTGCGTAAAGCAGACAACGGTTGGAGTCTGCAAGTAGAACATCATTCCTTCGATATGTTGCTCGAACATCTTCCTTGGAGCATCAGCATCATCAAACTATCATGCATGAAACAACCCCTTTACACCGAATGGCGGACGTTTTAACTGAGAACGCCCAGGATTTAGAACGCGAACTGAGTTGGTTTGCCGCAGTTCTAGATACTAGACTAACTTTATACTTTAAATCAGAGCCAGAATCAGAGATTACCGTAAATTCTATTTTTGATATTCCCCCTCCCGATCTCAGTCATAGCTATTCCTATTACGCTCAATTGATCCAGCAGCATGAATTTTCCATTGGCGAACGCTTGGTAATTTTGTTGGCACTGATTCCACATATTCGACCCCAACTACTCGATGTACTCTGGACTAAAAATGAAGCGATCGCGCGTGGCTTCACTGAATTTGGCGGTTTGCAAGGTGTAACTCATGGTGGCTTCATTCCCACAGGTGAAACCGTTGCTTTCCTGCTAGCTGGTGACGATTTATCGACTCGCTTCAAACTCATGCGGCTATTTGAAGGCGACCATGCTTTTGCTCGTTATAATATCTTGTCTCTAGCTCCAGTTGCTTACGGTGAACCTTTACTCAGCGGTGCGCTGACGATTTCACGCGAGTACCTGCACCGATTGACAACAGGCTGGGAACGCAAACCCAACTTTAACAGCGAATTCCCCGCCCGTCTGATTGAAACCCGACTCCATTGGGAGCATTTGGTATTGCCGTTTTCAACTTTAGAACAGCTAGACGAAATCAAACATTGGATATTACACGGACACACCTTGCTAGAAGATTGGGAGATGTACTACAAACTCCGCCCAGGATTTACCAGCCTGTTTTACGGGCCTCCGGGTACAGGTAAAACCTTTTCCGC
The genomic region above belongs to Calothrix sp. NIES-2098 and contains:
- a CDS encoding AAA superfamily ATPase; this encodes MHETTPLHRMADVLTENAQDLERELSWFAAVLDTRLTLYFKSEPESEITVNSIFDIPPPDLSHSYSYYAQLIQQHEFSIGERLVILLALIPHIRPQLLDVLWTKNEAIARGFTEFGGLQGVTHGGFIPTGETVAFLLAGDDLSTRFKLMRLFEGDHAFARYNILSLAPVAYGEPLLSGALTISREYLHRLTTGWERKPNFNSEFPARLIETRLHWEHLVLPFSTLEQLDEIKHWILHGHTLLEDWEMYYKLRPGFTSLFYGPPGTGKTFSACLLGKHCGCDVYKIDLSMIVSKYIGETEKNLAKIFDLAEHKRWILFFDEADALFGKRTKVDDSRDRYANQEISFLLQRIEEFNGVVILASNLKGNIDDAFIRRFQSVVHFPIPKASERLRLWKNAFSAKAVLEETIDITRIAEKYELSGGTIMNVVRYSSLKALSRNQTKILLDDLEEGIRRELLKEGRTA